A genome region from Variovorax paradoxus includes the following:
- a CDS encoding alpha/beta hydrolase fold domain-containing protein: MTPSSPYSWQNPSAPPPLDPQIVEFMRLMGAEGARYPKRHTIPIADGRANAEKVRAPWTEGGPEMARTVEHRVPTRHGDVRIRVHYPAQRTQQGALVYIHGGGFVLFSLDTHDRVMREYAGRAGIAVIGIDYTRAPEAQFPQPHDECVDVMRWLQSHAGTLDIDPAQLFIGGDSAGANLSVGACLVLRDAGDALPLGMLLNYGAYSTELYRESVVRYGAGEYGLSLHMMVWFYGLYLRRPGDAADPRVHSLTARLEGLPPACMVVTECDPLYDDNVLMAARLREAGVAVTDTLYPGTIHGFLEAVSVADVAARAFDDSARWMQALAR, translated from the coding sequence GTGACACCTTCCTCGCCCTACAGCTGGCAGAACCCTTCCGCCCCGCCGCCGCTCGATCCGCAGATCGTCGAGTTCATGCGCCTCATGGGTGCCGAGGGCGCGCGCTATCCGAAGCGCCACACCATCCCGATCGCCGATGGCCGCGCCAACGCCGAGAAGGTGCGCGCGCCATGGACCGAGGGCGGCCCCGAGATGGCCCGCACCGTCGAGCACCGGGTGCCCACCCGCCACGGCGACGTGCGCATCCGCGTGCACTACCCCGCGCAACGCACGCAGCAGGGCGCCCTGGTCTACATCCATGGCGGCGGCTTCGTGCTGTTCAGCCTCGACACGCACGACCGCGTGATGCGCGAGTACGCGGGCCGCGCCGGCATCGCGGTGATCGGCATCGACTACACGCGCGCGCCCGAAGCGCAGTTTCCGCAGCCGCACGACGAATGCGTCGACGTGATGCGCTGGCTGCAAAGCCATGCGGGCACGCTCGACATCGACCCGGCGCAACTCTTCATCGGCGGAGACTCGGCCGGCGCGAACCTGTCGGTGGGCGCCTGTCTGGTGCTGCGCGATGCGGGCGATGCGTTGCCGCTGGGCATGCTGCTGAACTACGGCGCCTACAGCACCGAGCTGTACCGCGAATCGGTGGTGCGCTACGGCGCGGGCGAATACGGCCTGTCGCTGCACATGATGGTGTGGTTCTACGGCCTCTACCTGCGCCGGCCCGGCGACGCCGCCGACCCGCGCGTGCACAGCCTCACGGCACGCCTCGAAGGCCTGCCGCCCGCCTGCATGGTCGTGACCGAATGCGATCCGCTGTACGACGACAACGTGCTGATGGCCGCGCGGCTGCGCGAGGCCGGCGTGGCGGTGACGGACACGCTCTACCCCGGCACCATCCACGGCTTCCTGGAAGCGGTGTCGGTCGCCGACGTCGCGGCGCGTGCCTTCGACGATTCGGCACGCTGGATGCAGGCACTGGCCCGCTGA